One window of the Spea bombifrons isolate aSpeBom1 chromosome 8, aSpeBom1.2.pri, whole genome shotgun sequence genome contains the following:
- the SEPTIN6 gene encoding septin-6 isoform X1, whose amino-acid sequence MAATEIARQVGEGCRTIPLSGHVGFDSLPDQLVNKSINHGFCFNILCVGETGLGKSTLMDTLFNTKFEGEPTSHSQPGVQLKSSTYDLTESNVRLKMTIVSTAGFGDQINKEDSYKPIVEFIDSQFEAYLQEELKIKRVLHNYHDSRVHVCLYFIAPTGHSLKSLDLVTMKKLDSKVNIIPIIAKSDAISKSELTKFKIKITSELVSNGVQIYQFPTDDETVAEINGTMNAHLPFAVVGSTEEAKIGNKMMKVRQYPWGTVQVENESHCDFVKLREMLIRVNMEDLREQTHARHYELYRRCKLEEMGFKDTDPDSKPFSLQETYEAKRNEFLGELQKKEEEMRQMFVQRVKEKEAELKEAEKELHEKFDRLKKLHQDEKKKLEDKKKSLDDEVNEFKKRKTATELLQSQAQQAGGSQTLKREKERKNNPWLCTE is encoded by the exons GGCGAAGGGTGCCGTACCATCCCTCTTTCTGGACACGTGGGATTTGACAGCCTGCCGGATCAGCTGGTTAACAAATCAATTAACCATGGCTTTTGTTTCAACATCCTCTGTGTGG gCGAGACAGGACTTGGCAAATCAACCCTCATGGACACATTGTTCAACACCAAGTTTGAAGGAGAACCGACTTCTCACTCCCAACCTGGTGTTCAGCTGAAGTCCAGTACATACGATCTTACGGAGAGTAATGTACGGCTGAAAATGACCATTGTCAGCACGGCTGGCTTTGGGGATCAGATAAACAAAGAAGACAG TTATAAGCCTATCGTTGAGTTTATTGATTCCCAGTTTGAGGCATACCTTCAGGAAGAGCTCAAGATCAAAAGAGTCCTTCATAACTACCACGACTCTCGAGTCCACGTCTGTCTCTATTTCATTGCTCCAACTGGCCATTCGCTGAAATCCCTGGACTTGGTCACAATGAAAAAACTGGACAGTAAG GTAAATATCATCCCAATAATTGCCAAGTCTGATGCAATTTCGAAGAGCGAGCTGACAAAATTTAAGATAAAAATCACGAGCGAGCTGGTCAGTAACGGGGTACAGATCTACCAATTTCCCACAGATGATGAGACTGTTGCAGAGATTAACGGGACAATGAAC GCACATTTACCATTTGCAGTTGTTGGGAGTACAGAGGAAGccaaaataggaaataaaatgaTGAAAGTCCGGCAGTATCCTTGGGGAACTGTTCAAG tggAGAATGAATCCCATTGTGATTTCGTCAAACTTCGAGAGATGCTCATACGGGTGAACATGGAGGATCTACGGGAACAGACCCACGCGCGTCATTATGAGCTGTACCGAAGATGCAAGCTGGAGGAAATGGGCTTCAAAGATACCGATCCCGACAGCAAACCATTCAG tttgcaGGAAACCTATGAAGCAAAAAGAAATGAGTTTTTAGGAGAACTGcagaagaaagaggaggaaatGAGGCAAATGTTTGTTCAAAGAGTGAAAGAAAAAGAGGCAGAGCTGAAAGAGGCAGAAAAAGAG CTCCATGAAAAGTTTGATCGACTGAAAAAATTGCATCAGGACGAGAAGAAAAAGTTAGAAGACAAGAAGAAAAGCTTGGATGATGAAGTCAATGAGTTTAAAAAGAGGAAGACTGCAACAGAGCTACTTCAGTCCCAGGCACAGCAGGCAGGGGGATCACAGActttaaagagagagaaagagagaaagaa taATCCTTGGCTGTGTACTGAGTAA
- the SEPTIN6 gene encoding septin-6 isoform X2: protein MAATEIARQVGEGCRTIPLSGHVGFDSLPDQLVNKSINHGFCFNILCVGETGLGKSTLMDTLFNTKFEGEPTSHSQPGVQLKSSTYDLTESNVRLKMTIVSTAGFGDQINKEDSYKPIVEFIDSQFEAYLQEELKIKRVLHNYHDSRVHVCLYFIAPTGHSLKSLDLVTMKKLDSKVNIIPIIAKSDAISKSELTKFKIKITSELVSNGVQIYQFPTDDETVAEINGTMNAHLPFAVVGSTEEAKIGNKMMKVRQYPWGTVQVENESHCDFVKLREMLIRVNMEDLREQTHARHYELYRRCKLEEMGFKDTDPDSKPFSLQETYEAKRNEFLGELQKKEEEMRQMFVQRVKEKEAELKEAEKELHEKFDRLKKLHQDEKKKLEDKKKSLDDEVNEFKKRKTATELLQSQAQQAGGSQTLKREKERKNFF, encoded by the exons GGCGAAGGGTGCCGTACCATCCCTCTTTCTGGACACGTGGGATTTGACAGCCTGCCGGATCAGCTGGTTAACAAATCAATTAACCATGGCTTTTGTTTCAACATCCTCTGTGTGG gCGAGACAGGACTTGGCAAATCAACCCTCATGGACACATTGTTCAACACCAAGTTTGAAGGAGAACCGACTTCTCACTCCCAACCTGGTGTTCAGCTGAAGTCCAGTACATACGATCTTACGGAGAGTAATGTACGGCTGAAAATGACCATTGTCAGCACGGCTGGCTTTGGGGATCAGATAAACAAAGAAGACAG TTATAAGCCTATCGTTGAGTTTATTGATTCCCAGTTTGAGGCATACCTTCAGGAAGAGCTCAAGATCAAAAGAGTCCTTCATAACTACCACGACTCTCGAGTCCACGTCTGTCTCTATTTCATTGCTCCAACTGGCCATTCGCTGAAATCCCTGGACTTGGTCACAATGAAAAAACTGGACAGTAAG GTAAATATCATCCCAATAATTGCCAAGTCTGATGCAATTTCGAAGAGCGAGCTGACAAAATTTAAGATAAAAATCACGAGCGAGCTGGTCAGTAACGGGGTACAGATCTACCAATTTCCCACAGATGATGAGACTGTTGCAGAGATTAACGGGACAATGAAC GCACATTTACCATTTGCAGTTGTTGGGAGTACAGAGGAAGccaaaataggaaataaaatgaTGAAAGTCCGGCAGTATCCTTGGGGAACTGTTCAAG tggAGAATGAATCCCATTGTGATTTCGTCAAACTTCGAGAGATGCTCATACGGGTGAACATGGAGGATCTACGGGAACAGACCCACGCGCGTCATTATGAGCTGTACCGAAGATGCAAGCTGGAGGAAATGGGCTTCAAAGATACCGATCCCGACAGCAAACCATTCAG tttgcaGGAAACCTATGAAGCAAAAAGAAATGAGTTTTTAGGAGAACTGcagaagaaagaggaggaaatGAGGCAAATGTTTGTTCAAAGAGTGAAAGAAAAAGAGGCAGAGCTGAAAGAGGCAGAAAAAGAG CTCCATGAAAAGTTTGATCGACTGAAAAAATTGCATCAGGACGAGAAGAAAAAGTTAGAAGACAAGAAGAAAAGCTTGGATGATGAAGTCAATGAGTTTAAAAAGAGGAAGACTGCAACAGAGCTACTTCAGTCCCAGGCACAGCAGGCAGGGGGATCACAGActttaaagagagagaaagagagaaagaa cTTCTTTTAA
- the SEPTIN6 gene encoding septin-6 isoform X3, with protein sequence MAATEIARQVGEGCRTIPLSGHVGFDSLPDQLVNKSINHGFCFNILCVGETGLGKSTLMDTLFNTKFEGEPTSHSQPGVQLKSSTYDLTESNVRLKMTIVSTAGFGDQINKEDSYKPIVEFIDSQFEAYLQEELKIKRVLHNYHDSRVHVCLYFIAPTGHSLKSLDLVTMKKLDSKVNIIPIIAKSDAISKSELTKFKIKITSELVSNGVQIYQFPTDDETVAEINGTMNAHLPFAVVGSTEEAKIGNKMMKVRQYPWGTVQVENESHCDFVKLREMLIRVNMEDLREQTHARHYELYRRCKLEEMGFKDTDPDSKPFSLQETYEAKRNEFLGELQKKEEEMRQMFVQRVKEKEAELKEAEKELHEKFDRLKKLHQDEKKKLEDKKKSLDDEVNEFKKRKTATELLQSQAQQAGGSQTLKREKERKN encoded by the exons GGCGAAGGGTGCCGTACCATCCCTCTTTCTGGACACGTGGGATTTGACAGCCTGCCGGATCAGCTGGTTAACAAATCAATTAACCATGGCTTTTGTTTCAACATCCTCTGTGTGG gCGAGACAGGACTTGGCAAATCAACCCTCATGGACACATTGTTCAACACCAAGTTTGAAGGAGAACCGACTTCTCACTCCCAACCTGGTGTTCAGCTGAAGTCCAGTACATACGATCTTACGGAGAGTAATGTACGGCTGAAAATGACCATTGTCAGCACGGCTGGCTTTGGGGATCAGATAAACAAAGAAGACAG TTATAAGCCTATCGTTGAGTTTATTGATTCCCAGTTTGAGGCATACCTTCAGGAAGAGCTCAAGATCAAAAGAGTCCTTCATAACTACCACGACTCTCGAGTCCACGTCTGTCTCTATTTCATTGCTCCAACTGGCCATTCGCTGAAATCCCTGGACTTGGTCACAATGAAAAAACTGGACAGTAAG GTAAATATCATCCCAATAATTGCCAAGTCTGATGCAATTTCGAAGAGCGAGCTGACAAAATTTAAGATAAAAATCACGAGCGAGCTGGTCAGTAACGGGGTACAGATCTACCAATTTCCCACAGATGATGAGACTGTTGCAGAGATTAACGGGACAATGAAC GCACATTTACCATTTGCAGTTGTTGGGAGTACAGAGGAAGccaaaataggaaataaaatgaTGAAAGTCCGGCAGTATCCTTGGGGAACTGTTCAAG tggAGAATGAATCCCATTGTGATTTCGTCAAACTTCGAGAGATGCTCATACGGGTGAACATGGAGGATCTACGGGAACAGACCCACGCGCGTCATTATGAGCTGTACCGAAGATGCAAGCTGGAGGAAATGGGCTTCAAAGATACCGATCCCGACAGCAAACCATTCAG tttgcaGGAAACCTATGAAGCAAAAAGAAATGAGTTTTTAGGAGAACTGcagaagaaagaggaggaaatGAGGCAAATGTTTGTTCAAAGAGTGAAAGAAAAAGAGGCAGAGCTGAAAGAGGCAGAAAAAGAG CTCCATGAAAAGTTTGATCGACTGAAAAAATTGCATCAGGACGAGAAGAAAAAGTTAGAAGACAAGAAGAAAAGCTTGGATGATGAAGTCAATGAGTTTAAAAAGAGGAAGACTGCAACAGAGCTACTTCAGTCCCAGGCACAGCAGGCAGGGGGATCACAGActttaaagagagagaaagagagaaagaa TTAA
- the NKRF gene encoding NF-kappa-B-repressing factor produces MDGNTRDPVQGDGDMDRVRVEDFRQYHESDKQWAARKQFLQKHLHLYPGRKVEQLIALSVVWTNIVFMGNRYGELLTQKVHQMAEEIDIGEMPSFELVPGAKATKRPGGADNAEQPQKKFASRLGPRPRFQPVHFVVGTDDDSKLEPTKKTQGADLQTADAPSMRSFDSAQIEDSVVQNSCVFTADDVCVTEEDNEMEPEPHPFIYDASKTMEDQSKSEPGNFMSRMTQNYSAKYESHYSETSKDFHSNVFNSYKDKQARKGFGFVGLPHQPDKYKQNREAGRHNLQTQDKTAFIKQLSDIVRQNTANPTLSFDDKQVNYTFLLTRSIQACKKNPEYIYAPLREINPSCLPENHTLPKDGYACEVRCQDIYLATGYSGSKNGARDRAAKNAIELLKRPVEVVEVTRRYGHTYQGDFVVWLINRPLKDFPPVLKQQNVDNFSQSGSQIHDFTKAGLPSKSWTDFILTENACDAIGILNNSATFNRMNVEYRYEMTPSKTWRCSVYVQDHYIAHGYGNKKSSKHAAAEKAVSILKSQQPNLQKSSCSQPQTSAHFTELKDVMIYEKASNPVCTLNDTAQFNKVTVDYIFEKIEGFNWKCKVFMEGQFLAEAIGLRKTVKHTAAEEAVKVLKKTQPVVINNVKNSSVQDAISRHQIQGWSKTEANRQQIKEDNIGNQLLRKMGWTGGGLGKSGEGIAEPISVTEQFHREGLGLVSTKHKINKSDLEQIIRVYASSHNQDDLTFSRGLSNEERKLIHQLALRYGLKSKSHGQGEGRFLVVSRKRNKQELIHQLRCEGQVGSYALVMPQEN; encoded by the exons ATGGATGGGAACACAAGAGACCCCGTGCAGGGGGATGGTGACATGGACCGGGTGCGTGTGGAGGACTTTCGCCAGTACCACGAGAGCGACAAGCAGTGGGCAGCCCGCAAGCAGTTTCTGCAGAAACACCTTCACCTCTACCCTGGCCGCAAGGTGGAGCAGCTCATTGCCCTGTCCGTGGTGTGGACCAACATTGTCTTCATGGGCAACCG GTACGGGGAGCTGCTGACGCAAAAGGTTCACCAGATGGCTGAAGAGATTGATATTGGTGAGATGCCATCTTTTGAGCTTGTTCCAGGGGCCAAAGCAACTAAAAGGCCAGGAGGTGCAGATAATG CTGAACAAccacaaaaaaagtttgcatCTAGGCTTGGTCCACGACCACGTTTTCAGCCAGTACATTTTGTAGTCGGCACAGATGATGACAGCAAGCTTGAGCCTACCAAGAAAACACAAGGTGCTGACCTTCAGACTGCAGATGCACCATCAATGCGTTCCTTTGATTCCGCCCAAATTGAGGACAGCGTGGTACAAAATTCCTGTGTGTTCACTGCAGATGATGTCTGTGTAACTGAGGAGGATAACGAAATGGAGCCTGAGCCTCATCCCTTTATTTATGATGCCTCCAAAACAATGGAGGACCAAAGCAAGTCTGAACCTGGGAATTTCATGTCAAGAATGACACAGAATTACTCTGCAAAATATGAATCTCACTATTCAGAAACATCCAAAGACTTTCACAGTAATGTCTTCAACTCTTATAAAGACAAACAAGCAAGAAAAGGCTTTGGCTTTGTTGGTTTGCCCCATCAACCAGACAAATACAAGCAAAACAGGGAAGCTGGCAGACATAATTTACAGACTCAAGATAAGACGGCTTTCATTAAACAGCTTTCGGACATTGTGAGACAGAATACGGCAAACCCTACCTTAAGCTTTGATGATAAACAAGTTAATTACACCTTCCTGTTAACTCGCAGCATTCAGGCTTGTAAGAAAAATCCAGAATACATTTATGCCCCTTTAAGGGAAATTAACCCTTCCTGCCTCCCTGAAAACCATACACTTCCAAAAGATGGTTATGCTTGTGAAGTGAGATGTCAGGATATATATTTAGCTACTGGTTACTCTGGAAGTAAGAATGGAGCACGCGATCGAGCTGCTAAGAATGCCATAGAACTGCTAAAAAGACCCGTAGAAGTTGTAGAAGTAACGCGGCGATATGGACATACGTATCAAGGGGATTTTGTAGTTTGGTTAATTAACAGGCCTTTAAAGGATTTTCCGCCAGTTCTTAAACAGCAAAATGTTGATAACTTCTCACAATCTGGGTCACAAATTCATGATTTTACCAAAGCGGGGCTACCGTCCAAATCATGGACCGATTTTATACTCACAGAAAATGCTTGTGATGCGATAGGAATTCTGAACAACTCTGCCACCTTTAACAGAATGAATGTTGAGTACAGGTATGAGATGACTCCCAGCAAAACGTGGCGATGTAGTGTTTATGTGCAGGATCATTACATAGCACATGgttatggaaataaaaagaGCAGCAAGCATGCGGCAGCCGAGAAAGCGGTCAGTATCCTCAAAAGCCAACAGCCCAACCTGCAAAAGAGTAGCTGCAGTCAACCTCAAACTAGCGCTCACTTTACAGAACTAAAAGACGTTATGATTTATGAAAAGGCCTCGAATCCAGTGTGCACATTAAATGACACGGCTCAGTTCAACAAAGTGACAGTAGATTATATATTTGAGAAAATTGAAGGCTTTAATTGGAAGTGCAAGGTATTCATGGAAGGTCAATTTCTAGCTGAAGCGATTGGGCTTAGGAAAACTGTCAAGCATACCGCAGCTGAAGAGGCAGTGAAGGTTCTAAAGAAGACGCAGCCTGTGGTGATTAACAACGTAAAGAATAGCTCCGTGCAAGATGCTATTTCAAGACACCAGATTCAGGGATGGTCAAAAACGGAGGCTAACAGACAGCAGATTAAGGAGGATAATATTGGAAACCAGCTCTTACGGAAGATGGGTTGGACTGGTGGAGGACTGGGCAAGTCAGGAGAAGGAATAGCTGAGCCCATATCTGTAACAGAGCAATTTCATCGCGAGGGCCTAGGCCTTGTGTCAACCAAGCACAAAATAAACAAGAGCGACCTTGAACAAATCATTAGGGTCTATGCCTCTTCTCATAACCAGGACGATCTAACCTTTTCTAGAGGACTTAGCAATGAAGAACGGAAGCTTATACATCAGTTAGCTCTAAGGTACGGCCTCAAGAGTAAGTCTCATGGACAGGGTGAGGGAAGGTTTTTGGTTGTGAGCAGGAAAAGAAATAAGCAAGAACTCATACATCAGCTACGATGCGAAGGGCAGGTTGGATCGTATGCCCTTGTTATGCCTCAGGAAAATTAG